One Thermus sp. CCB_US3_UF1 DNA window includes the following coding sequences:
- the gcvPB gene encoding aminomethyl-transferring glycine dehydrogenase subunit GcvPB, with product MNYPTLFERSRKGRRGLRLVKEVPQAEDLIPKAFLRETPPRLPEVDELTLVRHYTGLSRRQVGVDTTFYPLGSCTMKYNPKLHEEAVRLFAHLHPYQDPGSVQGALALMWELGEYLKALTGMDAITLEPAAGAHGELTGILIIRAYHEDRGEGRARRVVLVPDSAHGSNPATASMAGYAVKEIPSGPDGEVDLEALKRELGPHVAAIMLTNPNTLGLFERRILEIARLSKEAGVQLYYDGANLNAILGWARPGDMGFDVVHLNLHKTFTVPHGGGGPGSGPVGVKAHLAPYLPVPLVERGEEGFYLSFDRPKTIGRVRSFYGNFLALVRAWVYIRTLGLPGLKKAAALAVLNARYLQVLLKEKGYRVPYEGPCMHEFVAQPPQGFRALDLAKGLLELGFHPPTVYFPLIVKEALMVEPTETESKETLEAFAEAMGELLQKPKAWLEGAPYSTPVRRLDELQANKHPKLTHFDEG from the coding sequence ATGAACTACCCCACCCTGTTTGAGCGGAGCCGCAAGGGGCGGAGGGGCCTCCGCCTGGTAAAGGAGGTGCCCCAGGCGGAAGACTTGATCCCCAAGGCCTTTTTGCGGGAGACCCCGCCCCGCCTGCCCGAGGTGGATGAGCTCACCCTGGTGCGCCACTACACCGGGCTTTCCCGCCGCCAGGTGGGCGTGGACACCACCTTCTACCCCTTGGGCTCCTGCACCATGAAGTACAACCCCAAGCTCCACGAGGAGGCGGTGCGGCTTTTCGCCCACCTCCACCCCTATCAGGACCCGGGGAGCGTCCAGGGGGCCTTGGCCCTCATGTGGGAGCTGGGGGAGTACCTGAAGGCCCTCACGGGCATGGACGCCATCACCCTGGAGCCGGCGGCGGGGGCCCACGGGGAACTCACGGGAATCCTCATCATCCGCGCCTACCACGAGGACCGAGGGGAGGGGAGGGCGCGGCGGGTCGTCCTGGTGCCGGACTCCGCCCACGGTTCCAACCCCGCCACGGCCAGCATGGCGGGGTATGCGGTGAAGGAGATCCCTTCCGGGCCCGACGGGGAGGTGGACCTCGAGGCCCTCAAGCGGGAACTCGGTCCCCACGTGGCTGCCATCATGCTCACCAACCCCAACACCCTGGGCCTCTTTGAGAGGCGCATCCTGGAGATCGCCCGCCTCAGCAAGGAGGCCGGGGTCCAGCTCTACTACGACGGGGCCAACCTGAACGCCATCCTGGGCTGGGCCCGTCCAGGGGATATGGGCTTTGACGTGGTGCACCTCAACCTGCACAAGACCTTCACCGTGCCCCACGGCGGGGGCGGGCCCGGGTCGGGTCCGGTGGGGGTGAAGGCCCACCTGGCCCCCTACCTCCCCGTGCCCCTGGTGGAACGGGGGGAGGAGGGGTTCTACCTTTCCTTTGACCGCCCCAAGACGATCGGCCGGGTCCGGAGCTTCTACGGCAACTTCCTGGCCCTGGTACGGGCCTGGGTCTACATCCGCACCCTGGGGCTCCCCGGCCTCAAGAAGGCCGCGGCCCTAGCCGTCCTCAACGCCCGCTATCTGCAGGTCCTTCTCAAGGAGAAGGGCTACCGGGTGCCCTACGAGGGGCCCTGCATGCACGAGTTCGTGGCTCAGCCCCCCCAAGGTTTCAGGGCCTTGGACCTGGCCAAGGGCCTCCTGGAGCTCGGCTTCCATCCCCCCACGGTCTACTTCCCCCTGATCGTCAAGGAGGCCCTGATGGTGGAGCCCACGGAGACGGAGAGCAAGGAGACCCTCGAGGCCTTCGCCGAAGCCATGGGCGAGCTCCTGCAAAAGCCCAAGGCCTGGCTGGAAGGGGCCCCCTACTCCACCCCCGTCCGCCGCCTGGACGAGCTTCAGGCCAACAAGCACCCCAAGCTTACCCACTTTGACGAGGGCTAG
- a CDS encoding rhodanese-like domain-containing protein, whose translation MKGMKKLAWFGLLLALPVLAQATTVTFSALTVREVGSFLTNLPTDFYGLQPAAAKQMMDTMEVFILDVREPNEFQAGRIPGAVNIPVRELPKRMGELPKGIKPIIVYCGSGHRGGMALVFLKGQGYNVKNIIGGFKAWSDAKLPVEK comes from the coding sequence ATGAAAGGCATGAAGAAGCTGGCTTGGTTCGGTCTCCTCCTGGCTCTTCCGGTTCTGGCACAGGCCACCACGGTGACCTTCTCCGCCCTCACGGTGCGGGAGGTGGGCAGCTTCCTGACCAACCTGCCCACGGACTTCTACGGGCTGCAGCCCGCCGCGGCCAAGCAGATGATGGACACCATGGAGGTGTTCATCCTGGACGTGCGGGAGCCCAACGAGTTCCAGGCCGGCAGGATCCCCGGAGCGGTCAACATCCCCGTCCGGGAGCTGCCCAAGCGGATGGGCGAGCTGCCCAAGGGCATTAAGCCCATCATCGTCTACTGCGGCAGCGGCCACCGGGGCGGCATGGCCCTGGTCTTCCTGAAGGGCCAAGGCTACAACGTGAAGAATATCATCGGCGGCTTCAAGGCCTGGAGCGACGCCAAGTTGCCCGTGGAGAAGTAA
- a CDS encoding 4Fe-4S dicluster domain-containing protein yields the protein MPRYAMAIDLSLCVGCAACAVACKMENEVPPGVFNLWIRERELGSYPHPVVEFRPEQCLHCETPPCVPVCPTGASYQTQEGLVLVDPKKCIACGACIAACPYDARYLHPAGYVSKCTFCAHRLAQGKVPACVETCPTYCRTFGDLDDPESPVSQALRAAERVDVLRPEQGTRPKLFYLNAPSKKGLSRESEVRHD from the coding sequence ATGCCCCGCTACGCCATGGCCATTGACCTAAGCCTCTGCGTGGGCTGCGCTGCCTGTGCGGTGGCCTGCAAGATGGAAAACGAGGTTCCCCCGGGGGTCTTCAACCTCTGGATCCGGGAACGGGAGCTGGGAAGCTACCCCCACCCCGTGGTGGAGTTCCGCCCCGAGCAGTGCCTGCACTGCGAAACCCCCCCGTGCGTACCCGTCTGCCCCACAGGGGCCAGCTACCAGACGCAGGAGGGCCTGGTGCTGGTGGATCCCAAGAAGTGCATCGCTTGCGGGGCCTGCATCGCTGCCTGTCCCTACGATGCCCGCTACCTCCACCCGGCAGGCTACGTGAGCAAGTGCACCTTCTGCGCCCACCGCCTGGCCCAGGGAAAGGTGCCCGCCTGCGTGGAGACCTGTCCAACCTACTGCCGCACCTTCGGCGACCTGGACGACCCAGAAAGCCCGGTCTCCCAGGCCCTGCGGGCAGCGGAACGGGTAGACGTGCTCCGGCCCGAACAAGGGACAAGGCCCAAGCTCTTCTATCTCAACGCCCCCTCCAAGAAGGGGCTCTCCCGGGAAAGCGAGGTGCGCCATGACTGA
- a CDS encoding molybdopterin-dependent oxidoreductase gives MQRREFLKLSALGAGALALRGSGPAKAVKAPWHAQEVRTVYQICEGCFWRCGIVAHAVGNRVYKVEGYEGNPKSRGRLCPRGQGMPQTTYDPDRLKRPLIRVEGSARGEGKYRVATWEEALDYVAKKMLEIREKYGPEAIAFFGHGTGDTWFVDFLPAAWGSPNAAKPSVSLCTAPREVASQWVFGRPIGGHEPVDWENARYIVLIGHHIGEDTHNTQLQDFALALKRGAKVVVVDPRFSTAAAKAHRWLPIKPGTDTALLLAWIHVLIYEDLYDKAYVAKYTTGFEELKAHVKDFTPEWAEKHTEIPAQVIREVARELAAHKPQAVLPPTRHTVWYGDDTYRMMALYYVNVLLGNYGRPGGFYIAQSPYLEKYPTPPLPLEPAAGGCSGPSGGDHEPEGFKPRADKGKFFARTTAIQELIEPMITGQPYPIKGLIAYGINLFHSIPNVPRTKEALKNLDLYVAIDILPQEHVMWADVILPEATYLERYDDLVAIAHKTPFIQLRAPAHQPLFDTKPGWWIARELGVRLGLEPYFPWKDIEEYLNTRLQSVGFDLETLKGMGTLVQKGKPWLEDWEKEGRLPFGTASGKIELYCQKFKEAGHQPLPVFTPPEEPPEGFYRLLYGRSPVHTFARTQNNWVLMEMDPENEVWIHREEARKLGLKDGDYVMLVNQDGAKEGPVRVKATERIRKDCVFIVHGFGHKAPLMRIAHGRGASDSYLQTRYKLDPISGGAGLRVNFVKLEKAERPKLPALTALAKRPFDERRM, from the coding sequence ATGCAAAGACGGGAGTTTCTGAAGCTTAGCGCCCTGGGCGCGGGAGCCTTGGCCCTGCGAGGCAGCGGTCCCGCCAAGGCCGTGAAGGCCCCCTGGCACGCCCAGGAGGTCCGCACCGTCTACCAGATCTGCGAGGGGTGCTTCTGGCGGTGCGGCATCGTGGCCCACGCCGTGGGCAACCGGGTGTACAAGGTGGAAGGCTACGAGGGCAACCCCAAAAGCCGGGGCCGCCTCTGCCCCCGGGGCCAGGGGATGCCCCAGACCACCTACGACCCCGACCGCCTGAAACGGCCCCTCATCCGGGTGGAGGGGTCGGCCAGGGGCGAGGGCAAGTACCGGGTGGCCACCTGGGAGGAAGCCCTGGACTACGTGGCCAAGAAGATGCTGGAGATCCGGGAAAAGTACGGCCCAGAAGCCATCGCCTTCTTTGGCCACGGCACCGGGGACACCTGGTTCGTGGACTTCCTCCCCGCCGCCTGGGGCAGCCCCAACGCCGCCAAGCCCTCGGTCTCCCTCTGCACCGCCCCCCGGGAGGTGGCCTCCCAGTGGGTCTTTGGCAGGCCCATCGGCGGCCACGAACCCGTGGACTGGGAAAACGCCCGCTACATCGTCCTCATCGGCCACCACATCGGCGAGGACACCCACAACACCCAGCTCCAGGACTTCGCCCTGGCCCTGAAGCGGGGGGCCAAGGTGGTGGTGGTGGACCCCCGCTTCTCCACCGCCGCCGCCAAGGCCCACCGCTGGCTCCCCATCAAGCCCGGCACCGACACCGCCCTCCTCCTGGCCTGGATCCACGTCCTCATCTACGAGGACCTGTACGACAAGGCCTACGTGGCCAAGTACACCACGGGATTTGAGGAGCTGAAGGCCCACGTGAAGGACTTCACCCCCGAATGGGCGGAGAAGCACACGGAGATCCCCGCCCAGGTGATCCGGGAGGTGGCCCGGGAGCTGGCGGCCCACAAGCCCCAGGCCGTCCTTCCCCCCACGCGGCACACCGTCTGGTACGGGGACGACACCTACCGCATGATGGCCCTCTACTACGTGAACGTCCTCCTGGGGAACTACGGCCGCCCCGGGGGCTTCTACATCGCCCAAAGCCCCTACCTGGAGAAGTACCCCACCCCGCCGCTGCCCCTGGAGCCGGCAGCGGGCGGGTGCTCGGGGCCTTCCGGCGGGGACCACGAGCCCGAAGGCTTCAAGCCCCGGGCGGACAAGGGCAAGTTCTTCGCCCGCACCACCGCCATTCAGGAGCTGATTGAGCCCATGATCACGGGGCAGCCCTACCCCATCAAGGGGCTCATCGCCTACGGGATCAACCTCTTCCACTCCATCCCCAACGTGCCCCGCACCAAGGAAGCCCTGAAGAACCTGGACCTCTACGTGGCCATCGACATCCTGCCCCAGGAACACGTCATGTGGGCGGACGTGATCCTGCCCGAGGCCACCTACCTGGAGCGCTACGACGACCTGGTGGCCATCGCCCACAAAACCCCCTTCATCCAGCTCCGGGCCCCCGCCCACCAGCCCCTCTTTGACACCAAGCCGGGCTGGTGGATCGCCCGGGAGCTGGGGGTGCGCCTGGGCCTGGAACCCTACTTCCCCTGGAAGGACATCGAGGAGTACCTGAACACCCGCCTGCAGAGCGTCGGGTTTGACCTGGAAACCCTCAAGGGGATGGGCACCCTGGTGCAAAAGGGCAAGCCCTGGCTGGAGGACTGGGAGAAGGAAGGCCGCCTGCCTTTCGGCACCGCCTCGGGCAAGATCGAGCTTTACTGCCAGAAGTTCAAGGAAGCCGGCCACCAACCCCTGCCGGTCTTCACCCCGCCTGAGGAGCCTCCGGAAGGCTTCTACCGGCTCCTCTACGGCAGAAGCCCTGTCCACACCTTTGCCCGTACCCAGAACAACTGGGTCCTGATGGAGATGGATCCGGAGAACGAGGTCTGGATCCACAGGGAAGAAGCCCGGAAGCTGGGCCTAAAGGACGGCGACTACGTGATGTTGGTGAACCAGGACGGGGCCAAGGAAGGGCCGGTACGGGTGAAGGCCACGGAGAGGATCCGCAAGGACTGCGTCTTCATCGTCCACGGCTTCGGCCACAAGGCCCCCTTGATGCGGATCGCCCATGGCCGCGGGGCCTCGGATAGCTACCTGCAGACCCGGTACAAGCTGGATCCCATCTCGGGCGGCGCCGGCCTGCGGGTGAACTTCGTGAAGCTGGAAAAGGCCGAGCGCCCCAAGCTGCCCGCCCTCACCGCCTTGGCCAAGCGGCCCTTTGACGAAAGGAGGATGTGA
- a CDS encoding molecular chaperone has product MELLGWVAASLFSPPGEALFRELAAGTLEEALEELTGHPVALPQVAPGELQAAYTTLFVTHPRGLPAPPYAGYALDGELFGPSYHRLLALYREGGLEVQETWRDLPDHLAALGEAIALLNPRRPDLARRLVQEFLRPWLERYGQAVKDHDPTGFYAALVALLEEAVHAKTGVSEA; this is encoded by the coding sequence ATGGAACTCCTGGGCTGGGTCGCGGCAAGCCTCTTCTCCCCACCGGGGGAAGCCCTCTTCCGGGAGCTGGCCGCCGGCACCCTGGAGGAGGCCCTAGAGGAACTCACCGGCCACCCCGTGGCCCTGCCCCAGGTGGCCCCTGGGGAACTCCAGGCGGCCTACACCACCCTGTTCGTCACCCATCCCCGTGGGCTTCCCGCCCCGCCCTACGCCGGCTACGCCTTGGACGGGGAGCTCTTCGGCCCCTCCTACCACCGCCTCCTGGCCCTCTACCGGGAGGGGGGCCTCGAGGTCCAGGAAACCTGGCGCGACCTCCCCGACCACCTGGCCGCCCTGGGGGAAGCCATCGCCCTCCTGAACCCTAGGCGGCCCGACCTCGCCCGCCGCCTGGTCCAGGAGTTCCTGAGGCCCTGGCTGGAACGCTATGGCCAAGCGGTAAAGGACCATGATCCCACCGGCTTCTACGCTGCGCTGGTGGCCCTTTTAGAGGAGGCTGTCCATGCAAAGACGGGAGTTTCTGAAGCTTAG
- a CDS encoding response regulator transcription factor has translation MRTVLVEDHHLVRKGLRLLLEEAGHPVVAEFATAEEALASPWEADLVLLDLNLPGMGGLEALPQLAQRAKVLVVSMHDEPAYVARAFALGARGYLPKHALDQDLLEALDRLGRGLRYLHPSLTEALLAGQSTPGPEALSERERAVVALLAQGYTLSQAAERLGLSVKTASTYKQRALNKLGLLDTPDLVRWAREHGLA, from the coding sequence GTGAGGACGGTGCTGGTGGAAGACCACCACCTGGTGCGCAAAGGCCTCCGCCTCCTCCTGGAGGAGGCCGGCCACCCGGTGGTGGCCGAGTTCGCCACCGCCGAGGAGGCCCTGGCCTCCCCCTGGGAGGCGGACCTGGTCCTTTTGGACCTGAACCTCCCGGGGATGGGGGGCCTGGAGGCCCTCCCCCAGCTGGCCCAGCGGGCCAAGGTCCTGGTGGTCTCCATGCACGACGAGCCCGCCTACGTGGCCCGGGCCTTTGCCCTGGGGGCCCGGGGCTACCTGCCCAAGCACGCCCTGGACCAGGACCTGTTGGAGGCCCTGGACCGCTTGGGGCGGGGCCTACGCTACCTGCACCCTAGCCTCACCGAGGCCCTCCTTGCCGGCCAGAGCACGCCCGGCCCCGAGGCCCTCTCCGAGCGGGAGCGGGCCGTGGTGGCCCTCCTGGCCCAAGGGTATACCCTCTCCCAGGCCGCCGAGCGCCTGGGGCTTTCGGTGAAAACCGCCTCCACCTACAAGCAGCGGGCCCTCAACAAGCTGGGTCTCCTGGACACCCCGGACCTGGTCCGCTGGGCCCGGGAGCACGGCCTGGCCTAG
- a CDS encoding sensor histidine kinase, whose amino-acid sequence MDCARLAEALAGARGRQEIFRRALAALEEAGVIRCGEAYWVGENLTLSQMQACRTTCPLVAHSRHLAQEALRRKEAVEEGPFLALPVHQGERVVAVLVLSLEEGQKPPEALPALLQLALRRPGLELAGKLLSAQEEERRRVGRELHDGVGSLLTAALLTLKVAEKRPEKLPEARARVAEALEEVRRLSRELRMPLLDDLGLKEALQRYLEEYGKSGLQVEARLDLPPLPKEKEVALFRVVQEALTNVLRHAHAQRVRVELWRDGDRLFGVVEDDGMGFDPEKTPPSVGLLGMQERVQSLGGSLHLRSCPGHGTRVEFGVPL is encoded by the coding sequence ATGGACTGCGCCCGGCTGGCCGAGGCCCTGGCGGGAGCCAGGGGGCGGCAGGAGATCTTCCGCCGCGCCCTGGCGGCCTTGGAGGAGGCAGGGGTGATCCGCTGCGGCGAGGCCTACTGGGTGGGGGAGAACCTCACCCTCTCCCAGATGCAGGCCTGCCGCACCACCTGCCCCTTGGTGGCCCACTCCCGCCACCTGGCCCAAGAAGCCCTCCGGCGCAAGGAGGCCGTGGAGGAAGGCCCCTTCCTGGCCCTGCCGGTGCACCAGGGGGAGCGGGTGGTGGCGGTGTTGGTGCTGAGCCTGGAAGAGGGGCAAAAGCCCCCCGAGGCCCTGCCGGCCCTCCTGCAACTGGCCCTGAGGCGCCCAGGACTGGAGCTGGCCGGCAAGCTCCTTTCCGCCCAGGAGGAGGAACGCCGCCGGGTGGGGCGGGAACTCCACGACGGGGTGGGCAGCCTGCTCACCGCTGCCCTCCTCACCCTGAAGGTGGCGGAGAAGCGGCCTGAGAAGCTTCCCGAGGCCCGGGCCCGGGTGGCCGAAGCCCTGGAGGAGGTGCGCCGGCTCTCCCGGGAACTGCGCATGCCCCTCCTGGACGACCTGGGCCTCAAGGAGGCCCTCCAGCGCTATCTGGAGGAGTACGGCAAAAGCGGCCTACAGGTGGAGGCCAGGCTGGACCTCCCCCCCCTGCCCAAGGAAAAGGAGGTGGCCCTTTTCCGTGTGGTCCAGGAGGCCCTGACCAACGTCCTGCGCCACGCCCACGCCCAGAGGGTCAGGGTGGAGCTATGGCGGGACGGGGACCGGCTTTTTGGCGTGGTGGAAGACGACGGCATGGGCTTTGACCCGGAAAAAACCCCGCCCTCGGTGGGGCTTTTGGGGATGCAGGAACGGGTCCAGAGCCTGGGGGGAAGCCTCCACCTCCGCTCCTGCCCCGGCCACGGGACCCGGGTGGAGTTCGGGGTGCCCCTGTGA
- the ribF gene encoding riboflavin biosynthesis protein RibF: MLFSEVADVPKGPKVVAVGSFDGVHLGHQYLLRQALAEAKALHQPLLVYTFDPPTKVFTRGEGFLMDLTEKVEALREVGAELVLAVPFNETFARRSAEEFLGDLRALEASRIHVGEDFRFGQGRGGGPEDLAQVAPVRVVPLLSLGGEAVKSSRIRQLLKEGRVEEARHLLGRPYGAYGVVVEGEKLGRRLSFPTANLAVHPQKVLPPGVYAVEAQGGFGRHKGVANVGTRPTLGGGERRLEVHLLGFAGELYGEEVRVRFLKRLREERRFPSLEALKAQIAEDVAAARAYFGL; this comes from the coding sequence ATGCTTTTCTCCGAGGTCGCTGACGTCCCCAAGGGCCCCAAGGTGGTGGCCGTGGGCTCCTTTGACGGGGTACACCTGGGCCACCAGTACCTCTTGCGCCAGGCCCTGGCCGAGGCCAAGGCCCTGCACCAGCCCCTTTTGGTCTACACCTTTGACCCTCCCACCAAGGTCTTCACCCGGGGGGAGGGGTTCCTCATGGACCTGACGGAAAAGGTGGAGGCCCTAAGGGAAGTGGGGGCCGAGCTCGTCCTGGCCGTACCCTTCAACGAAACCTTTGCCCGGCGGTCGGCGGAGGAGTTCTTGGGGGACCTAAGGGCCCTCGAGGCCAGCCGCATCCACGTGGGGGAGGACTTCCGCTTCGGCCAGGGAAGGGGGGGAGGCCCTGAGGACCTGGCCCAGGTGGCCCCGGTGCGGGTGGTGCCCCTCTTGAGCCTTGGGGGGGAGGCGGTGAAGTCCAGCCGCATCCGCCAGCTCCTCAAGGAAGGGCGGGTGGAAGAAGCCCGCCACCTCCTGGGCCGCCCCTACGGGGCCTACGGGGTGGTGGTGGAGGGAGAAAAGCTGGGAAGGAGGCTTTCTTTCCCCACGGCCAACCTGGCGGTGCACCCGCAAAAGGTCCTCCCCCCAGGGGTCTATGCGGTGGAGGCCCAGGGAGGCTTTGGCCGCCACAAGGGGGTGGCCAACGTGGGCACCCGCCCCACCCTAGGGGGGGGCGAGAGGCGGCTGGAGGTGCACCTTCTGGGCTTCGCCGGGGAACTCTATGGGGAAGAGGTGCGGGTCCGGTTCCTCAAGCGGCTGCGGGAGGAGCGGCGCTTCCCCAGCCTCGAGGCCCTGAAGGCCCAGATCGCGGAGGACGTGGCGGCGGCCCGGGCCTATTTTGGGCTATAG
- a CDS encoding NUDIX domain-containing protein, with translation MSRTYLYRGRILSLALEGRYEIVEHKPAVAILALKEGKMLFVRQPRPAVGLAPLEIPAGLMEAGESPLEAAKRELAEEAGLTGDLTYLFSFYVSPGFTDEKAHVFLAENLREAQAAPDEDEAIEVVWLEPEKALEMHRRGEAEFSATGIVGVLYYHAFLRGR, from the coding sequence GTGAGCCGCACCTACCTTTACCGGGGCCGGATCCTTAGCCTGGCCCTGGAAGGCCGTTACGAGATCGTGGAGCACAAGCCGGCGGTGGCCATCTTGGCCCTCAAGGAGGGGAAGATGCTCTTCGTGCGCCAGCCCCGCCCCGCCGTGGGCTTGGCCCCCCTGGAGATCCCCGCCGGCCTCATGGAAGCCGGGGAAAGCCCCCTGGAGGCCGCCAAAAGGGAACTGGCCGAGGAGGCCGGGCTCACGGGGGACCTGACCTACCTCTTCAGCTTCTACGTCTCCCCCGGCTTCACCGACGAGAAAGCCCACGTCTTCCTGGCGGAAAACCTGCGCGAGGCCCAGGCCGCCCCCGACGAGGACGAGGCCATAGAGGTGGTCTGGCTGGAGCCGGAAAAGGCCCTGGAGATGCACCGGAGGGGGGAAGCGGAGTTTTCCGCCACGGGGATCGTGGGGGTGCTCTACTACCATGCTTTTCTCCGAGGTCGCTGA
- a CDS encoding cytochrome c3 family protein, whose protein sequence is MKKALLALLALGLMVAFSSKEAIQKEWEGSAHNNGVMGAKSLPQATVEVRAENAAHCARCHSEQGFVAWLAQLKKGNPGNLVGPDGKAATVDYLKSLGLTQGQVKPITCQTCHDEDGDLRLAQDTPMLPSGFRAVGVGSGALCIACHNTRNGRITWNAADAGRYTSPHYSAEADILLGKNAYFVDDTREWNNAHAFFTGGSCSTCHMSLAGKGDYTSHTFKTPENLCASCHGAKYTKEMVQENTEYLMSLVRTLVNAKVLAVRDRIKTVRAYNPDNGQFTPNVAVKAPVYRVDITTIGGQLSFKMDLTDGTVLYSQLGDIRDEKGQPVFSTKDPVVRAAWNYILVKYDGSKGIHNPTYTRAILLAAAEALR, encoded by the coding sequence ATGAAAAAAGCCTTACTGGCCCTCTTGGCCCTCGGCCTGATGGTGGCCTTTTCCAGCAAGGAGGCCATCCAAAAGGAGTGGGAGGGCAGCGCCCACAACAACGGGGTGATGGGGGCCAAGAGCCTACCGCAGGCCACGGTGGAGGTGCGGGCGGAAAACGCCGCCCACTGCGCCCGTTGCCACAGCGAGCAGGGGTTTGTGGCCTGGCTGGCCCAGCTGAAGAAGGGGAACCCAGGCAACCTGGTGGGCCCGGACGGCAAGGCGGCCACGGTGGACTACCTGAAGTCCTTGGGCCTCACCCAAGGCCAGGTGAAGCCCATCACCTGCCAGACCTGCCACGACGAGGATGGGGACCTGCGCCTGGCCCAGGACACCCCCATGCTCCCCTCGGGCTTCCGGGCGGTGGGCGTGGGTAGCGGGGCGCTGTGCATCGCCTGCCACAACACCCGCAACGGCCGCATCACCTGGAACGCCGCCGACGCCGGGCGGTACACCTCCCCCCACTACTCCGCCGAGGCCGACATCCTCCTGGGCAAGAACGCTTACTTCGTGGACGATACCCGGGAGTGGAACAACGCCCACGCCTTCTTCACGGGGGGCTCCTGCTCCACCTGCCACATGAGCCTGGCGGGCAAGGGAGATTACACCAGCCACACCTTCAAGACCCCGGAAAACCTCTGCGCTTCCTGCCACGGGGCCAAGTACACCAAGGAGATGGTCCAGGAGAACACCGAGTACCTGATGTCCTTGGTGCGCACCCTGGTGAACGCCAAGGTGCTGGCGGTGCGGGACCGCATCAAGACCGTGCGGGCCTACAACCCCGACAACGGCCAGTTCACCCCCAACGTGGCGGTGAAGGCCCCGGTCTACCGGGTGGACATCACCACCATCGGCGGCCAGCTCTCCTTCAAGATGGACCTCACCGACGGGACCGTGCTCTACAGCCAGCTGGGGGACATCCGGGACGAGAAGGGCCAGCCCGTTTTCTCCACCAAAGACCCCGTGGTGCGGGCTGCCTGGAACTACATCCTGGTGAAGTACGACGGCTCTAAGGGCATCCACAACCCCACCTACACCCGGGCCATCCTCCTGGCCGCAGCGGAGGCCCTGCGCTAA